The Nitriliruptor alkaliphilus DSM 45188 genome includes a region encoding these proteins:
- a CDS encoding sigma-70 family RNA polymerase sigma factor has protein sequence MEPDRKRRFTALTGGKPAITDEDLLLRVARGDQTAFGSLFDRFSGLVFGVVKRMLRDPSQSEEVAQEVLVEVWRTATRFDPDRGSAQTWILTMAHRRAIDRVRSEQASRDRTDRIGQRDQVRAFDEVAEEVELRFEHEQVRGALSALTDLQREAVELAYYGGYTYREVAELLDTPLGTIKTRMRDGLIRLRDAMGVAS, from the coding sequence GTGGAACCCGACAGGAAACGCCGCTTCACCGCCCTGACGGGTGGGAAGCCGGCGATCACCGACGAGGACCTGTTGCTGCGGGTCGCACGTGGGGACCAGACCGCGTTCGGGTCGTTGTTCGACCGGTTCTCGGGGTTGGTCTTCGGGGTGGTCAAGCGCATGCTCCGCGACCCTTCGCAGTCGGAGGAGGTCGCTCAGGAGGTCCTCGTCGAGGTGTGGCGCACGGCGACACGTTTCGACCCCGATCGCGGCTCGGCCCAGACCTGGATCCTGACGATGGCGCACCGCCGTGCCATCGACCGGGTCCGCAGCGAACAGGCCAGCCGCGACCGCACCGATCGCATCGGACAGCGTGACCAGGTCCGCGCCTTCGACGAGGTCGCGGAGGAGGTCGAGCTGCGCTTCGAGCACGAGCAGGTGCGCGGCGCGCTCTCGGCGCTCACCGACCTGCAGCGCGAAGCGGTGGAGCTCGCCTACTACGGCGGGTACACCTACCGCGAGGTAGCGGAGCTCCTCGACACACCCCTCGGCACCATCAAGACCCGGATGCGTGACGGCCTGATCCGCCTTCGCGACGCGATGGGGGTGGCATCGTGA
- a CDS encoding DUF4383 domain-containing protein, with product MIISQLVGGTAPETGQSPAVRFARWGGVLYASAGIIGLALTGLVDLTSTSGAMLWVFEVNALQNLLHLLIGIALVSSSGSSPGAARVATMLTATALGVTGLLGMALVGTEANVLALNPPSNALHLATAALASICAAASPRQRAPS from the coding sequence ATGATCATCAGCCAGCTGGTGGGGGGGACCGCACCTGAGACGGGACAGAGCCCGGCGGTCCGCTTCGCGCGGTGGGGAGGTGTCCTGTACGCCTCGGCCGGCATCATCGGGCTGGCCCTCACCGGTCTGGTCGACCTCACCAGCACCTCGGGCGCGATGCTGTGGGTGTTCGAGGTCAACGCGCTCCAGAACCTGCTGCACCTGCTGATCGGCATCGCGCTCGTGAGTTCCTCGGGATCCTCGCCGGGGGCCGCCCGCGTCGCGACGATGCTCACCGCCACCGCGCTCGGCGTCACCGGCCTCCTCGGGATGGCGCTCGTCGGGACCGAGGCGAACGTGCTGGCCCTGAACCCGCCGTCCAACGCCCTGCACCTGGCCACCGCCGCGCTCGCGAGCATCTGCGCCGCGGCCTCCCCCCGTCAGCGCGCCCCCAGCTAG